The proteins below are encoded in one region of Berryella intestinalis:
- a CDS encoding threonine aldolase family protein — MIRFNNDYSQTGHPRVIEAVARTAGESHPGYGLDEHCDRARQIIRRVIGNPSADVHFVAGGTQANALVIRSLLAPYQGVLSASDGHINVHETGAIEFGGTKVIAVPAEDGKITATDIERHAVEFETSPVPEHVVEPKMAYLSFPNEFGALFSAAELREIADACHRHGWYLFIDGARLGYGLGSPACDATIQDVARAADVFTIGGTKCGALFGEAIVFSHEGLVPRFRSYIKQQGGMLAKGWLLGAQFEELFSDGLYFGITAHATELGLRIRDAFAAAGIPFQVASETNQQFVVLSDCQAERLAERYVFEPEGAAGEGRVCVRFCTSWATTDEEVDQLVEDIAVL, encoded by the coding sequence GTGATCAGGTTCAACAACGATTATAGCCAAACGGGCCATCCCCGTGTCATCGAGGCTGTCGCCCGCACGGCAGGCGAGTCGCACCCCGGTTACGGGTTGGACGAGCATTGCGATCGGGCGCGTCAGATTATCAGACGCGTCATCGGGAACCCGTCGGCTGATGTGCACTTCGTAGCGGGTGGAACTCAGGCGAATGCCCTGGTCATCCGTTCGCTTTTGGCACCGTACCAGGGGGTGCTCAGTGCGTCTGACGGGCATATCAACGTGCACGAGACCGGGGCTATCGAATTCGGCGGCACTAAGGTGATCGCCGTGCCCGCTGAAGATGGCAAGATCACGGCGACCGATATCGAGCGGCATGCGGTCGAGTTCGAAACCAGTCCGGTTCCCGAGCACGTGGTCGAGCCCAAGATGGCGTATCTGTCGTTCCCAAACGAGTTCGGAGCGCTGTTTTCGGCTGCCGAGCTGCGAGAAATCGCCGATGCCTGCCATCGTCACGGCTGGTATCTGTTCATCGACGGGGCGCGGCTGGGATACGGGCTGGGATCTCCGGCGTGCGATGCGACCATCCAGGACGTCGCCCGAGCGGCCGACGTGTTCACCATCGGGGGCACGAAGTGCGGCGCGCTGTTCGGGGAGGCCATCGTGTTTTCCCACGAGGGACTGGTGCCCCGGTTCCGCAGCTACATAAAGCAGCAAGGCGGCATGCTCGCGAAAGGTTGGCTGCTGGGGGCGCAGTTCGAAGAGCTGTTCTCGGACGGGCTGTACTTCGGCATAACCGCCCATGCAACCGAGCTGGGCCTGCGCATCCGCGACGCCTTCGCGGCGGCGGGCATCCCCTTCCAAGTTGCCAGTGAGACGAACCAGCAGTTCGTGGTGTTGTCCGACTGCCAGGCCGAGCGGTTGGCCGAGCGCTACGTCTTCGAGCCCGAGGGCGCTGCGGGCGAGGGCCGCGTGTGCGTGCGGTTCTGCACGTCGTGGGCTACTACCGACGAGGAGGTCGACCAGCTGGTGGAGGACATCGCAGTTCTGTAA